The Devosia sp. A16 genome includes a window with the following:
- a CDS encoding RDD family protein, whose translation MQWYYSADGAAVGPHSEDDIEDLFATGEVAGDTLVWRKGFAEWTPLADTDEFAQLADAGLPPPLPRAQRKAADYGADDDVLGAERLADDGRAGRQDGDTRVTTSHFTAATAAPVLAGPWTRYFARSIDMIIIISALSVGVYGVLPAVNPRYFSSIHLANPTAILIWLFPSAFLTNAIIITLFGNSLGKAIFAIRAEPNDPDRYFGWGGNIVREFRVWFQGMALYIPLLNFFTMIPAFRRVLRGAPTAYDLGRVSVRAYSQSRLRRTLGILFALLLYVGVAALAAVERSGMFSGSPAPSDPAFVSQSSPALSSPGGIARPTSWSNPATHISTTIPGGWSYEAFAGPDGGTLYGFTQVETGLVAILAAESLPNLGIKDYLPALAKGVSATIGLGDWSMSNLPGVWTAHGQTTPAGYPATVHAAQAGTQFWRIVYIDQLSTTPRVIVEPEMTAALFRSVGLGAR comes from the coding sequence ATGCAGTGGTACTATTCGGCTGATGGCGCCGCGGTCGGGCCGCATTCCGAAGATGACATCGAAGACCTGTTCGCTACCGGCGAGGTTGCGGGGGATACGTTAGTCTGGCGCAAGGGCTTTGCCGAGTGGACGCCGCTCGCCGATACTGACGAGTTCGCACAGCTGGCCGATGCCGGCCTGCCGCCGCCGCTGCCGCGGGCGCAACGCAAAGCAGCGGACTATGGCGCCGACGACGACGTGCTCGGCGCCGAGCGCCTGGCGGACGATGGGCGCGCCGGCCGCCAAGATGGCGACACGCGGGTCACAACCTCCCACTTCACTGCCGCCACGGCTGCGCCGGTTCTGGCGGGGCCGTGGACGCGTTACTTCGCGCGCTCCATCGACATGATCATCATCATCTCGGCGTTGTCCGTCGGTGTCTATGGGGTGCTGCCTGCGGTGAACCCTCGATATTTCTCTAGCATCCACCTCGCAAACCCGACAGCGATCCTGATCTGGCTGTTTCCGTCGGCCTTCCTCACCAATGCCATCATCATCACGCTGTTCGGCAACTCGCTGGGCAAGGCCATTTTCGCCATCCGAGCCGAGCCCAATGACCCCGACAGGTATTTCGGCTGGGGCGGCAACATCGTCCGCGAGTTCCGCGTCTGGTTCCAGGGGATGGCGCTGTACATCCCGCTGCTCAATTTCTTCACCATGATACCGGCCTTCCGCCGTGTGCTGCGTGGCGCGCCAACCGCCTACGACCTCGGTCGCGTCAGCGTCCGCGCCTATTCGCAAAGCCGCCTTCGCCGCACCCTGGGCATTCTGTTTGCCCTGCTGCTCTATGTCGGCGTGGCCGCGCTGGCCGCGGTGGAACGCAGCGGCATGTTCAGCGGCAGCCCGGCGCCCTCCGATCCGGCGTTCGTTTCCCAGTCCTCGCCCGCCCTCTCCTCACCCGGCGGAATCGCGCGCCCCACCAGCTGGTCCAACCCCGCCACCCACATCTCCACCACCATCCCCGGTGGTTGGAGCTACGAGGCCTTTGCCGGCCCCGACGGCGGCACCCTCTATGGTTTCACCCAGGTGGAGACCGGCCTCGTCGCCATTCTGGCGGCTGAGAGCCTGCCGAACCTCGGCATCAAGGATTATCTCCCGGCGCTGGCGAAGGGGGTGAGCGCCACCATCGGACTGGGCGATTGGTCGATGTCGAACCTGCCGGGAGTCTGGACGGCCCACGGTCAGACGACGCCCGCCGGTTACCCGGCGACCGTCCATGCCGCGCAGGCCGGCACCCAGTTCTGGCGCATCGTCTACATCGACCAGCTCTCGACCACCCCTCGCGTGATCGTCGAGCCGGAAATGACGGCGGCCCTGTTCCGGAGCGTGGGGCTCGGCGCGCGATGA
- a CDS encoding type II toxin-antitoxin system HipA family toxin has translation MISRASNGPAGSKLLRGAAGEAFVWVWLPGATAPVVAGRLAPSGGQLAFNYGRSYLERPDAVSLYEPELPLRAGLLPVPAGMSMPSAIRDAAPDAWGRRVIINRLLGRAGGDAADLDELTYMLESGSDRIGALDFQASAGSYVAREPREASLVELLDAADLVQQGARLPPALDAALFHGSSIGGARPKANITDGDTKYIAKFSAQGDLYSVVKAEFVAMRLAALAGIAVAPVRMARAAGRDVLLVERFDRQRVPGGWVRRGMVSGLTLIGLDEMLARYASYADLAEIIRHRFEKPRASLRELFARLMFNILSGNTDDHARNHAAFWNGRDLTLTPAYDICPQPRAGNEASQAMLIAGDNRMSRIMTCVEGAAAFQLSAEEALGIAQAQIEAILGSWQAVCDEAGVSEVDRELLRTRQFLNAYAFEGAPEGLRAMVG, from the coding sequence AGCAAGCTGCTCCGGGGTGCGGCGGGCGAGGCGTTCGTCTGGGTCTGGCTCCCCGGGGCGACAGCGCCGGTGGTGGCCGGGCGCCTTGCGCCCTCCGGCGGCCAGCTCGCCTTCAACTATGGCCGCTCCTATCTTGAGCGGCCCGATGCCGTTTCGCTCTATGAGCCGGAGCTGCCGCTCCGGGCGGGGCTGTTGCCGGTGCCCGCCGGCATGTCGATGCCGAGCGCCATCCGCGATGCGGCGCCCGATGCCTGGGGCCGCCGCGTCATCATCAACCGCCTGCTCGGCCGCGCCGGCGGCGACGCCGCCGACCTCGACGAGCTGACCTACATGCTGGAATCGGGCTCCGACCGGATCGGCGCGCTCGATTTCCAGGCATCGGCCGGCAGCTACGTTGCGCGTGAGCCGCGCGAGGCGTCCCTTGTCGAGCTGCTCGATGCCGCCGACCTGGTGCAGCAGGGCGCGAGGCTGCCCCCGGCGCTCGATGCGGCGCTGTTCCATGGCAGCTCGATCGGCGGAGCGCGCCCCAAAGCCAACATTACCGATGGCGACACCAAATACATCGCCAAGTTCTCGGCTCAGGGCGATCTCTATAGCGTTGTGAAAGCCGAGTTCGTCGCCATGCGGCTCGCTGCCCTCGCCGGCATCGCGGTCGCCCCCGTGCGCATGGCGCGGGCCGCCGGCAGGGATGTGCTGCTGGTCGAGCGTTTCGATCGGCAGCGTGTGCCGGGCGGCTGGGTGCGCCGCGGCATGGTCTCCGGCCTCACCCTGATCGGGCTCGATGAAATGCTGGCGCGCTACGCGAGCTATGCGGATCTGGCCGAGATCATCCGCCATCGTTTCGAAAAACCAAGGGCGAGCCTGCGCGAGCTGTTCGCCCGCCTGATGTTCAACATCCTCAGCGGCAACACCGACGATCACGCCCGCAACCACGCCGCGTTCTGGAACGGCCGCGACCTCACTCTCACCCCCGCCTACGACATCTGCCCGCAGCCCCGCGCCGGCAACGAGGCCTCGCAGGCCATGCTGATCGCCGGCGACAACCGCATGAGCCGGATCATGACCTGCGTGGAGGGCGCCGCGGCGTTTCAGCTCAGCGCAGAGGAGGCGCTGGGCATCGCACAGGCGCAGATCGAGGCGATCCTCGGCAGCTGGCAGGCGGTGTGCGACGAGGCAGGTGTGAGCGAAGTGGATCGAGAGCTGCTGCGCACGCGGCAGTTCCTCAATGCGTACGCGTTCGAGGGGGCGCCGGAGGGGTTGAGGGCGATGGTGGGGTGA